Part of the Athalia rosae chromosome 2, iyAthRosa1.1, whole genome shotgun sequence genome, AATGATAGTCGCACGATAGCTAGTTGaagtaataaaatgaaaatggcgtTACAAACACTAAAAAATGACGGTATATATTTCAACCATATAGAGTCGTAAATAACTTATATTTTAATCACCTGTACATACCGATAATAACCAACACCTGATTTTCGTGAGGTACGTTCTACGTTGTCTGGCTTAATAATTCTGCACGTTACTCCCACACCTGACGTCTGAGTTCTGTTGTCGCTCCTGCTGAGAACGACGTGCTgagcttcaaatttttccatctacaGCATCAAATAtacattattttctatttgacATCAGCGAATTTGcataagaataaaatttggGTCAATTAAATAGCCCGTAATCATTATCTTTTATCCTTCGATTCCATGCATCTCTACATTATATATGCTGCACCTTAATTATTGTCTCCTATTTCTTAACCACAACAACGTTTTCAGAGTTCTCAATGTACATTATAAACCGTGACAcatacaaatatttcatagTACAAAGACGAACTACTTTTCTATTCAGTACACACCTAGTAGCTCGTTGTGTACACGACGCCTAATACTATTCTTTTgtattgttttatatttttgaagaaaataaaaatgaataatgaaactaTACAAATAAAACATGGTGTGCCGCTATTCgtatgatacaaaaaaaataaataaataactcatACGCTCTGGATTGACGTACACAAAATTACATTGCATTTGCAGCatcatatttaattattacataaaattaaatatctaTCCAACTCGAGTGAGTAAGATAAGTGTTGTAGAGAATCTCGTATGCAATGATAATAACTATGACTATGTGACGAATTTATATGAGCTATATATCTACTCTCCTGGCAAAAACTAGTAAGAGGATATTTTccataataataaaagtgcCGGTTATTGTTGTAACCGTAGTGGTAACGCCAATTCTAACGGGGTTTATAGCTGCTGTGGTGTGGCGTAAAATGTTCATACAATTTAAACATTCCTCTAAGTCGTACGTCATATGCATACGAGAAGGAAACATATTTTCGAATAAGATAACACTTCCatacgacgaatgaaaaagtaaggtggtaaaaattattctaaaatTGCTAATAAATAAAGCAGGCATTTAAAAACTCAGcgcgtctccttttttttcaacaacagaTTCTGTTAGCGTCTGCAGATAGGAGGCGGACAATGAAACCGACCGAGTAACGTCAAGGGAAAGAAATGGTTCCATCGTGACTTAAAGAGCGCGCTAAATTTCATGTCAAATCTAGAGTTGAAGGCGCAGACTACACCCAAAAAATGCATCAAAACATGGATTCTGCCAGTCGTCGTTCAAAGTAagtagtttttgaaaatcgttgtATCTAATATGTGATGTTTGAGGGAGTTCAATAATCgacaatttcaatttccgatGCAACAGATTTGAAATTATCTGTTGAGAAAATCTGTGTACTTAATTTGGAAAATGATCGCTATTCTTAAGGTTATACCGCAGCTGTCACTTCACGTTTTACAACAATTAACAAATAAAACGATGGTaacaattgattttttaactcCCTCattgttattcaaaatttttagattgTTATTTGGAATTTCTTTGGCAGTATCAAGATTGCGGTGGGAGCTGTGGTCTGCGAGGAGAGTACCTTGAAGGGGTACATTACAATCGGTTCTAGGACAGTGGTCCATCCTCGAGCGAGTATAATTGCTGAAGCTGGTCCAATAATCATAGGAGAAGGAAATATAATTGAAGAGATGGCTGTGATAGCAAATAGGTAAAACAAAATATCTGAAAGTCAGAAAAATAACCATGAGTTAACaaggataaaatgaaaacaggCTACCACCTGATGCGCCGGAGGGCGCCCCAACTTCTGCTATGATAATCGGTAACTACAACGTATTCGAAATAGACAGCAATTGCGAGGCACTCAAAGTCGGTGATAATAACATTTTAGAAACTAAGGGTAAGATGAgtaccaaaaaatttctgaatccTTTTACCACATGTTAATCATTGTTCACTCGTCAATTACAGCTTCTGTTGGCAGAGAAGTAGAGTTGACAACCGGCTGTGTGATAGGAGCAGCTTGTTCATTGACGGAACCTGAAACAGTTGCTGAAAATACAATTATATTTGGTAGCCAATGTCAGCGCCGAGAGATGAACGACAAACCATATGTAAGTTTCTCATAAAATACTCAAATAGAGCGTTTAATAATATGTCATTTTGTTGCAGCCTCAAATTGGGCAGCTTGAATTCCTGATGAAAGTATTgccaaattttcatcatttacgTAAACCCAATATGAAGATTGTTAAGGAGCCTATTAatacttgaataatttatcaaacGATCTGCACCCACGCTAACTtaatttaatataatttttatctaatATTTATTCGAATCAAGCTGATacacaagttttttttctttgtacgtAACGAGATGCACATTTAACAGTAAAATATTTCTGATCTCAATGGTTGAGAAATACACGAGAAAACCACTAAAAGACTTTATATGTTATTTCCCATACCTATAGAGTGCTATAGACTCTTTGAATAATTCCTGGACCTTAAAACCGTTTGGTTATATTATTCCAAAACACGGGAAGAAGGAAGTGATCGAGCCTTAGTAATGGACTGATGGGCGACAATGGATCGTCATAATCGGCCATCCAGTCTAAAAGGCGTTGACGTCACGACGTAGATCGTGACCGATCGTGACGCGTTTAAAGATCGTATAAAGCAGAAGCGTACGGctgtttattttatacaatgaTGGGAATGTAGTTTTCACCTATTAAAATGCCCATAAAGTGGTCAGACTCCGTGTTTATTTTGAATGGATCGACGGGCGTCGGCTATTACCACGTGCTACGTCACGTATTATATCCATATATCCTTCGccggaaataattaattttgtgTCAGGAAATCTCCTCCTTAAtcctaaagaaaaaaagaataaaaaaaagggaaaaactcGTTGTACAAAATATCCCCGGGGAGGTTTTATACAACTGCAACTATGACttagaataaattattataaagtTATTCAATATTAAATGTATTATACAAATTATACATTTAATACTATATGCGatggtaataaataaataagacgAGGAGATCACGAATATTGCTTGAGGATAAGAAGACGCGCAAAATTATTCATGTATTAATATTGAAAATCGACTCTGTCGGCGCTTCACCAATCTTCTAGCAGCTAGAGGAGGGTAAGTTGGCTGCCCGTATCTATGTATAGgaatatacattattatacgaaTACGCCACGATCACTGCTATACTATTTGTACTCACGTCAAGTTGACTTCCAGAGTGACAGGCTAATGCACGTGCATTTAGCGCACAATGTATCTCAAACTCTACGTAGACGTGCACAGATATTATGCACGCTATTATACGCAAAAGTATGGGTAACAtaaatgtaaatgtatatgaGAATTATGTATCAAATATACGCGTTTATAAATGCATTCGTGTGTATGGTATACCTCGAATTGTAACCCTCTTCTGCAAATTGACGCCACAATGCTAAATGCTACATATTCATATTTCCTCCCCGCCCCAAGGGATACGCAACTATTACGGTTTCCGCTAGCTTACTCAGATATAATATTACACACATATGAATGTACCATACATTTATACGAATATTTGTACACTCTGCAAATGATATTTCGTAATTATTTCTGATAATTTGActgaatatttcaatatctACCAGGAACCTTTAACGAGAGATAATTCCTCCTAATGATAAGATACCAAAATCCTGAAGAGTAACAAGATTTGCGATTAGCAATCTAATTTGACCATTTCACTTTGTGCAATGTAAGCGTAGAGAAATTTTTGACTTTCCTCGAATCTACTGCGATTGATTCAGaagcattttttcattttttttgttgtatatTGTAATTTCTCCAGTCGCAGTGAAAAGTTCAGGTTGGGGTGGGGAATTTTTGGGGTGGACGATTCACGACAATTCGAGTTTTCCATTCTTCTTGAGAGAAAGTCGCGTAGTCGGTCCGCTCGAGGGttggagggttgaaaaaaggagaaaaaaaaaagagagagagagaaggcaAAAGGAGCACAGGCGAAGAAAAAGTGAcgtgaagagagaaagaaataaaacggagTGTGAGAAGGAAGCTGCCACATCAGAGAAAGATATAGATAGAATATGGGAATGGGAAGGATAAACTGTTATAACGTTTTTGACGCTTAGGGAGCAGCGCGAATCACGGACTCGGCGAGATTATTTCTCGTGAGCGACGCCGCAACGCAACACGCGGGCGTCCCTCgaggatggaaaaatgaaaacgggaTGAAAAGAGCGAGGCAAAATGCTCGGGACATTAATGGGTCTCCGATTTCACTCCACTCCCTCAAACCACCGCTATAccactgctgctgctgcaacaaCCAAACCGCGACCATAAAAACCCACCCTCTTTTCTGCCAGTAGCTCTCACGAAATGTAACCCTTATCGcgcaaattattattaaattatatataaacaaagggaaaaaaaaatccacaaatTCAGCATCGATATCCCCAGGCAATGtagagaataacatgtttatACTCATATATGTTCCAATTCTATAATCGGTATTAGGACAGCAAATAATACGACGATCATTTCCACCCCTCTGCTCATTCGGATCTATTTAAATCAGTTGAGAGAGAATCTTCCCCGTTCGAATTAGGAAGGAAATGGAAGAAGCTAACTGCGTAGAGGGGATGAACGATTGTAACACGATCCACACTACGTTGTGATTCCGAGTGAACAAACGCGAACGACTTGCCGAATTCAGAGAtatggagagaaaagaagcggGGGGATTAAATAACAGGGTTGATTCGCGATGCCCGTCACTTATTTGCCACGCTGTTCGTCACTTCTATTTACAATGGTGTAACGAATGAAAGCAAAGGAACAGCATCCCAGCAGCGGCATCGGCAGTGGCAGTTCTCGTCATTTCGACGCTGAGGTTTTTGATACTATTAGACGAAAGTGCCACTTTTCCCGCCTGCAAAACGATCGTGGCATTTACATTGTCAAGCTCTCGTCATACCAATTACTCATTCTATACATTATACTCGAGACATTCAACGGCCGTATAAAAaagtgattcgaaaaatgtataattcCATTTTAAATCATGTACGGTTAATTGAAAGAGTTTTAAATTgaacacacatatatatgtatgtatacggtacgCAATAATGTTTCAAGATTCGCATTTGCAACGTTATTAAAACAAACTCTGTAAAAAGAGATGAGCTAATGTGTGtaataaagaatgaaaaattaggatcattatcagagaaacgaaacgatatAAGAAAAGCGAGTTATACGCCGCTACGAGGGGCGTTCCACCCGCATCAAGTTGCAGGGTGTGCATAAACGGCGACgtcttataattataatcatgattataataattgtcgaGTATAATGCAGTGCTTCTGGCCCGCCGGTATTACTTCCGTACTCAAACTTTAATGCTGTAAACACGAAGTGGAGACACGCCCCTAAAACGAACGCGAGGGAAACCGCGAGGGAAACCGCGAGGAAAATAAACGCGACATAGAACGGGCGAAAACCTCAAGACGCGACGAGGCAACTTTTTCGACGCTTTGCAAAGGGGGTCGgtgcgtatataatatagaaCATAAACTCTCGGAGTGttgagagaaaattcaaatgtgTTAGAGTGTAATACGTGGTATATAACTGTGTACATAGAAAACCGAGGGcataagaaaagaagagacttctgatgcgattatgtTAACGAAGACGTGATATGGCGTATTTCTATTGTGTTGAATCGCTGAACGTTGTTTACTCTCAGATTAtaccggtataggtatataggtatactatatTAAATGTCGTTTCCTTCTGATTCTTGTCACGGAAAATATCGAACAATGCCACTCGGTTGTTACATTAATTGAGGCGTCGATTCTTCGCAAATTATCTGATACTTTGCTTGCGGTGAAAATGAGCTTATCATATATCAGTTTCATCATTAACGTGTATAATAACATCACGTATCATTCGCAGTTCCCAGTCGATTGCGTTActcgtattatttttcttacttttcttttctcctttttttcgttcgagtgTCCGACGTGAGCTCGGAACTTGGAGAGTGGTTTTTTGCCTCGAAGATGATGATAGCTGTAGCTGCCCGCTGGTGACTCGGTTGAGAATGTGACGTCCTTTGATGTCATTCAATTCTTGAGAGATATATTCTTATACATCTTGATGTCAGGCAGGACCATCAGCGGCAGCTATGAGAAGAGaactatttatt contains:
- the LOC105693145 gene encoding dynactin subunit 6; translated protein: MHQNMDSASRRSNIKIAVGAVVCEESTLKGYITIGSRTVVHPRASIIAEAGPIIIGEGNIIEEMAVIANRLPPDAPEGAPTSAMIIGNYNVFEIDSNCEALKVGDNNILETKASVGREVELTTGCVIGAACSLTEPETVAENTIIFGSQCQRREMNDKPYPQIGQLEFLMKVLPNFHHLRKPNMKIVKEPINT